The following are encoded together in the Parabacteroides chongii genome:
- a CDS encoding NAD(+) synthase has product MNYGFIKVAAAVPHVQVADCSYNIGQIENLMRQASEKGVQLIAFPELSVTAYTCLDLFAQQTLLKNAEQALLKLVGDTADLNLLTIVGAPLVTDNRLINAAIAFQSGKIIGVVPKTYLPNYKEFQEQRWFTSATELWDKTISIGNNRYPMNSHLLFASGQVKVGIEICEDLWVPVPPSSLLAMEGANILVNISASNELIGKHHYLRSLIRQQSARCMAGYVYTSAGFGESSTDLVFAGNGIIAENGNLLEESPRFTMQEQLIISEIDVENLQNDRRVNTSFMHGASTLLPEETIVVPFALSETSGDPVLTRPIDPHPFTPSGDALKERCEEIFQIQVAGLAKRMVHTHSKTAVVGISGGLDSTLALLVTVMTFDALGIPRSQILGITMPGFGTTDRTYTNACDLIRHLGVTLKEISIKDACLQHFKDINHDPSVHDVTYENSQARERTQILMDVANQVGGMVIGTGDLSELALGWATYNGDHMSMYGVNGSIPKTLVKYLVEWVAHNRVDEASRATLLDIVDTPISPELIPADENGNIKQKTEDLVGPYELHDFFLYHFLRFGTSPAKIYFLAGQAFKDNYDKETIKKWLYTFFRRFFQQQFKRSCLPDGPKVGSVSLSPRGDWRMPSDAMATLWLKEIEGLK; this is encoded by the coding sequence ATGAACTACGGATTTATAAAAGTAGCAGCAGCCGTCCCCCACGTACAGGTGGCAGATTGCTCTTATAATATAGGGCAGATAGAAAACCTGATGCGCCAGGCATCGGAAAAGGGAGTCCAGCTGATCGCTTTCCCCGAATTGTCGGTGACGGCCTATACCTGCCTCGACTTGTTTGCCCAGCAAACTTTACTGAAGAATGCAGAACAGGCCCTATTAAAACTCGTGGGTGACACCGCCGACCTGAACCTGCTCACCATCGTCGGTGCCCCGCTCGTAACGGACAACCGACTGATCAATGCCGCCATCGCTTTTCAGAGCGGAAAGATAATAGGCGTAGTTCCAAAAACATATCTGCCGAACTACAAAGAATTTCAGGAACAGCGCTGGTTTACATCCGCTACCGAGTTATGGGATAAAACCATCTCGATCGGAAACAACCGATACCCAATGAATAGTCACCTATTATTCGCCTCCGGACAAGTAAAAGTCGGTATCGAGATATGTGAAGACCTGTGGGTTCCCGTTCCTCCCAGTTCCCTACTCGCAATGGAAGGAGCCAATATCCTGGTAAATATATCCGCCAGCAACGAACTGATCGGTAAACACCATTACCTTCGTTCGCTGATCCGCCAGCAATCTGCCCGTTGTATGGCAGGATATGTCTATACCTCCGCCGGTTTCGGAGAATCCAGCACAGACCTTGTTTTTGCAGGTAACGGCATCATTGCCGAAAACGGAAATCTCCTGGAAGAATCACCGCGCTTCACCATGCAGGAACAACTCATCATTAGTGAGATCGACGTTGAAAACCTGCAAAACGACCGTCGCGTAAACACCAGCTTCATGCACGGAGCCTCCACTTTATTACCTGAGGAAACGATCGTAGTCCCGTTCGCCCTGTCCGAAACTTCCGGAGATCCGGTACTGACACGCCCGATCGACCCGCATCCTTTCACTCCTTCCGGCGATGCTCTGAAAGAGCGTTGCGAAGAAATCTTCCAGATCCAGGTAGCCGGACTAGCCAAACGCATGGTCCATACCCATTCTAAAACGGCGGTTGTCGGTATTTCGGGTGGACTGGATTCCACATTAGCCCTGTTGGTAACCGTGATGACCTTCGATGCGCTCGGCATCCCCCGGAGTCAGATACTCGGTATCACCATGCCCGGCTTCGGAACCACCGACCGCACCTATACCAATGCTTGCGACCTGATCCGCCACCTGGGTGTCACCCTGAAAGAAATTTCGATCAAAGATGCCTGCCTCCAACACTTCAAAGACATCAACCACGATCCGTCCGTCCATGATGTAACCTACGAGAACAGCCAGGCACGCGAACGTACCCAAATCCTGATGGACGTAGCCAACCAAGTGGGCGGTATGGTGATCGGAACCGGCGACCTGTCGGAACTGGCACTGGGTTGGGCGACCTACAACGGCGATCATATGTCGATGTATGGCGTCAACGGAAGTATCCCTAAAACATTGGTCAAATACCTGGTAGAATGGGTTGCACACAACCGGGTGGATGAAGCCTCCCGCGCTACCTTGCTGGATATCGTCGATACCCCTATCAGCCCTGAACTGATCCCGGCAGATGAAAACGGAAATATCAAACAGAAAACGGAAGACTTGGTAGGCCCATACGAGCTACACGATTTCTTCCTGTATCACTTCCTCCGCTTCGGCACCTCACCTGCCAAGATTTACTTCCTGGCCGGGCAGGCTTTCAAAGACAATTACGACAAGGAGACAATCAAAAAATGGCTCTATACGTTCTTCCGCCGTTTCTTCCAGCAACAATTCAAACGAAGTTGCCTGCCCGACGGCCCGAAAGTCGGTTCCGTCAGCCTTTCCCCACGTGGCGACTGGCGTATGCCGAGCGATGCAATGGCAACATTATGGCTGAAAGAGATAGAAGGGTTGAAGTAA
- a CDS encoding glutamine synthetase III gives MSKLRFRVVESAFKKRAAEVATPAERPSEYFGKNVFNREKMFKYLPEKAYARLVDSIDNGTPLDRETADAVASGMKKWAIEMGATHYTHWFHPLTEGTAEKHDAFVEHDGKGGMVEEFAGKLLIQQEPDASSFPNGGIRNTFEARGYSAWDPSSPAFIVGDTLCIPTIFIAYTGESLDYKAPLLKALEAVNKAAVDVCHYFNPDVKKVYAYLGWEQEYFLVDEGLYAARPDLLLSGRTLMGHESSKNQQLEDHYFGAIPTRVMEFMKELEIESLKLGIPLKTRHNEVAPNQFELAPIFEECNLANDHNLLVMALMRKISRKHGFRVLLHEKPFKGVNGSGKHNNWSLGTDTGIGLMGPGKTPEDNLRFITFVVNVLMAVYRHNGLLKASISSATNAHRLGANEAPPAIISSFLGTQLSQVLDHLEKSEPEDLMLAGKQGMKLDIARIPELLIDNTDRNRTSPFAFTGNRFEFRAVGSEANCASAMLALNAAVAEQLKLFKAEVDGKIATGKDKFAAILEVLRKDIKECKAIHFDGNGYSDEWKEEAKRRGLDCETSVPVIFDNYLKESSIKMFESTGVMTRKELEARNEVKWETYTKKIQIEARVLGDLTMNHIIPIATRYQTSLVDNVYKMKDLFPADKASVLSARNLEIIEDIACRTNFIKEKVDEMVEARKVANKIESEREKAIAYHDTIVPMLEEIRYHIDKLELVVDDQMWTLPKYRELLFIR, from the coding sequence ATGTCAAAGTTAAGATTCAGAGTTGTAGAATCGGCCTTCAAGAAAAGAGCCGCCGAAGTAGCCACCCCGGCAGAACGTCCGTCGGAATATTTCGGAAAGAACGTATTCAACCGTGAGAAGATGTTCAAATATCTTCCGGAAAAGGCTTATGCCAGACTAGTCGATTCTATCGATAACGGAACTCCTCTTGACCGGGAAACGGCCGATGCCGTAGCCTCCGGTATGAAAAAATGGGCGATCGAAATGGGAGCAACCCATTATACCCACTGGTTTCATCCTCTGACCGAAGGAACCGCCGAAAAACATGATGCTTTCGTAGAGCACGACGGCAAAGGCGGAATGGTTGAAGAATTTGCCGGCAAACTCCTGATCCAACAGGAACCGGATGCTTCCAGTTTTCCGAACGGCGGTATCCGAAATACGTTTGAGGCACGCGGCTATTCGGCTTGGGATCCTTCATCCCCTGCTTTTATCGTTGGCGATACCTTGTGTATACCGACCATCTTCATCGCTTATACCGGCGAATCGCTGGACTATAAGGCTCCCTTGCTGAAAGCATTGGAAGCCGTCAATAAAGCCGCCGTCGACGTATGCCACTATTTCAATCCGGATGTAAAGAAAGTATACGCTTATTTGGGATGGGAACAGGAATACTTCCTGGTAGACGAAGGTCTGTATGCCGCCCGTCCCGACCTGTTGCTTAGCGGTCGTACGCTGATGGGCCACGAAAGCAGTAAGAACCAGCAACTGGAAGATCACTACTTCGGTGCCATTCCTACCCGCGTCATGGAATTTATGAAAGAGTTGGAAATTGAATCTCTCAAATTGGGTATTCCATTGAAGACCCGCCACAACGAAGTAGCTCCCAACCAATTCGAGCTGGCTCCTATCTTTGAAGAATGTAACCTGGCAAACGACCACAACCTGCTCGTCATGGCCTTGATGCGTAAGATCAGCCGCAAGCATGGTTTCCGTGTCCTGTTGCATGAAAAACCATTCAAAGGAGTGAACGGATCAGGTAAGCACAACAACTGGTCGCTGGGTACCGATACAGGCATCGGCCTGATGGGACCTGGTAAGACTCCGGAAGACAACCTGCGCTTCATCACTTTCGTTGTAAATGTTTTGATGGCCGTTTACCGTCACAACGGATTACTGAAAGCAAGTATCTCCAGCGCAACCAACGCCCACCGCCTGGGAGCCAACGAAGCACCTCCCGCAATCATCTCCAGCTTCCTGGGAACCCAGTTATCACAGGTTTTAGACCATCTGGAAAAGAGTGAACCGGAGGATCTCATGCTGGCCGGTAAACAGGGAATGAAACTGGATATCGCCCGTATCCCCGAATTACTGATCGATAACACCGACCGTAACCGTACCTCTCCTTTCGCTTTCACCGGAAACCGTTTCGAATTCCGCGCCGTAGGTTCCGAAGCCAATTGTGCCTCGGCGATGCTGGCTCTGAATGCCGCCGTTGCCGAACAATTGAAGCTATTTAAAGCAGAGGTAGACGGAAAGATCGCAACCGGTAAAGACAAGTTTGCCGCCATCCTGGAAGTGCTCCGCAAAGACATCAAAGAATGTAAAGCCATCCATTTCGACGGCAACGGTTATAGCGATGAATGGAAAGAAGAGGCCAAACGCCGCGGCCTGGATTGTGAAACCAGTGTACCGGTCATTTTCGACAACTACCTGAAAGAAAGTAGCATCAAGATGTTCGAGTCGACAGGCGTCATGACCCGCAAAGAGCTGGAAGCCCGTAACGAAGTGAAATGGGAAACATATACAAAGAAGATACAGATCGAAGCCCGTGTATTGGGCGACTTGACGATGAACCATATCATCCCTATCGCCACCCGCTATCAGACTTCGCTGGTCGACAACGTTTATAAAATGAAAGATCTTTTCCCGGCAGACAAGGCATCCGTCCTTTCCGCCCGCAACCTGGAGATCATCGAAGACATCGCTTGCCGCACCAACTTCATCAAGGAAAAGGTCGACGAAATGGTCGAAGCTCGTAAGGTTGCCAACAAGATCGAGAGCGAACGCGAAAAGGCCATTGCCTACCACGACACCATCGTCCCAATGCTGGAAGAGATCCGCTACCACATCGACAAACTAGAACTGGTTGTAGACGACCAGATGTGGACATTACCGAAATATCGCGAATTATTATTTATCAGATAG
- a CDS encoding type II toxin-antitoxin system RelE/ParE family toxin → MVEIAYRLIWSRPAQKELKTIALYYKKEVSLRVAQSIIEAIQAEARRLIHMPFIGQIEPSLADDPHEYRYLISGHYKIVYHINKDKIRINNIFDCRQAPDKLKQAIR, encoded by the coding sequence ATGGTGGAAATAGCGTATCGTCTTATTTGGTCTCGACCTGCCCAAAAAGAATTAAAAACCATAGCCTTATACTATAAAAAAGAGGTCTCTTTAAGAGTTGCCCAAAGTATAATTGAAGCTATTCAAGCAGAAGCAAGACGGCTTATACACATGCCTTTCATAGGACAAATAGAGCCATCTTTAGCCGACGATCCTCACGAGTATCGTTATTTGATTAGTGGTCATTATAAGATCGTTTATCACATCAATAAAGATAAGATACGTATAAATAATATCTTCGATTGCCGGCAAGCCCCCGATAAACTCAAACAAGCAATACGATAA